Proteins encoded by one window of Xanthomonas sp. DAR 80977:
- the trpD gene encoding anthranilate phosphoribosyltransferase yields MTLTPQQALQRTIEHREIFHDEMVGLMRQIMRGEVSPMMTAAILTGLRVKKETIGEIAGAAAVMREFSRTVEVADRTHMVDIVGTGGDGSHTFNISTCAMFVAAAAGAKVAKHGNRSVSSKSGSADALEALGAAIELQPEQVAQALAATGIGFMYAPVHHPAMKVVAPVRREMGVRTIFNILGPLTNPAGSPNILMGVFHPDLVGIQARVLHELGAERALVVWGRDGMDELSLGAGTLVGELRDGQVREYEVHPEDFGIAMSASRNLKVADAAESMAMLLGVLDNVPGPALDIVAFNAGAALYVAGVAADIGAGIVLARAAIADGRARAKLDAYVACTRRLVGVRDPGPGTRDPGGSGS; encoded by the coding sequence ATGACGCTGACCCCCCAGCAAGCCCTGCAACGCACCATCGAGCACCGCGAGATCTTCCACGACGAGATGGTCGGGCTGATGCGGCAGATCATGCGCGGCGAGGTGTCGCCGATGATGACCGCGGCGATCCTCACCGGGCTGCGGGTGAAGAAGGAGACGATCGGCGAGATCGCCGGCGCGGCCGCGGTGATGCGCGAGTTCTCGCGCACCGTCGAGGTCGCCGACCGCACCCACATGGTCGATATCGTCGGCACCGGCGGCGACGGCTCGCATACCTTCAACATCTCCACCTGCGCGATGTTCGTGGCCGCCGCGGCCGGCGCCAAGGTGGCCAAGCACGGCAACCGCAGCGTCTCCTCCAAGTCCGGCAGCGCCGATGCGCTGGAAGCGCTGGGCGCGGCGATCGAGCTGCAGCCCGAGCAGGTGGCGCAGGCGCTGGCCGCCACCGGCATCGGCTTCATGTACGCGCCGGTGCACCACCCGGCGATGAAGGTGGTGGCGCCGGTGCGGCGCGAGATGGGCGTGCGCACCATCTTCAACATCCTCGGCCCGCTGACCAATCCGGCCGGTTCGCCGAACATCCTGATGGGCGTGTTCCATCCCGACCTGGTCGGCATCCAGGCGCGCGTGCTGCACGAGCTGGGCGCCGAGCGCGCGCTGGTGGTATGGGGCCGCGACGGCATGGACGAACTCTCGCTCGGCGCCGGCACCCTGGTCGGCGAGCTGCGCGACGGCCAGGTGCGCGAGTACGAAGTGCATCCGGAGGATTTCGGCATCGCCATGTCGGCCAGCCGCAACCTCAAGGTGGCCGATGCCGCCGAATCGATGGCGATGCTGCTCGGCGTGCTCGACAACGTGCCCGGCCCGGCGCTGGACATCGTCGCCTTCAACGCCGGCGCCGCCCTGTACGTGGCCGGGGTGGCGGCCGACATCGGCGCCGGCATCGTCCTGGCGCGCGCCGCGATCGCCGACGGCCGCGCGCGCGCCAAGCTGGATGCGTATGTGGCGTGCACGCGGCGGTTGGTGGGTGTTCGGGACCCGGGACCCGGGACCCGGGACCCGGGGGGCTCCGGCTCCTGA
- a CDS encoding anthranilate synthase component II, with protein sequence MLLMLDNYDSFTYNLVQYLQALGAEVKVVRNDALSVDEIERLAPERIVISPGPCTPNEAGVSLQLIERLGQRTPILGVCLGHQSIGQAYGGEVVRAGTIMHGKTSRIRHEGRGVFAGLPDRYEATRYHSLVVEKTALPDCLEVTAWTENEDGTIEEIMGLRHRQFPVEGVQFHPESILTEHGHALLKNFLER encoded by the coding sequence ATGCTGCTGATGCTCGACAACTACGACAGCTTCACCTACAACCTCGTGCAGTACCTGCAGGCGCTCGGCGCCGAGGTCAAGGTGGTGCGCAACGACGCGCTCAGCGTGGACGAGATCGAGCGGCTGGCGCCGGAGCGCATCGTGATCTCGCCCGGCCCGTGCACGCCGAACGAGGCCGGCGTGTCGCTGCAGCTGATCGAGCGGCTCGGCCAGCGCACGCCGATCCTCGGCGTATGCCTGGGCCACCAGAGCATCGGCCAGGCCTACGGCGGCGAGGTGGTCCGCGCCGGCACCATCATGCACGGCAAGACCTCGCGCATCCGCCACGAGGGCCGCGGCGTGTTCGCCGGGCTGCCGGACCGCTACGAGGCCACCCGCTACCACTCGCTGGTGGTGGAGAAGACCGCGCTGCCGGACTGCCTGGAAGTCACCGCCTGGACCGAAAACGAAGACGGCACCATCGAGGAGATCATGGGCCTGCGCCACCGCCAGTTTCCGGTGGAGGGCGTGCAGTTCCATCCCGAGTCCATCCTCACCGAGCACGGCCACGCGCTGCTGAAGAACTTCCTGGAGCGGTGA
- a CDS encoding SIMPL domain-containing protein — translation MKTNKIGRWIIAASLALPAFAGAQVNSLPSQPHLLVKGDAQREVMPDRFNIRLTLEAVDFAPEVARKRVQEDATSVLAAFKQHHALGDSVHASTLSIEPERRYENERQVFKGTKVERTLSADFSTLDDVRRFLAELKTSQSLQVSAIVPTYSKETEVRAELKRQAVEQTRVSARELASAYGVSLGGLYTISTVAPNFAYGVQAGTWQRERGQASDGFGYSLDAIQVTGNRAAAAPLAESLEAGSLTLSENVYAVFLIAQ, via the coding sequence ATGAAGACGAACAAGATCGGTCGCTGGATCATCGCCGCCTCGCTGGCGCTGCCGGCCTTCGCCGGTGCGCAGGTCAATAGCCTGCCGTCGCAGCCGCACCTGCTGGTCAAGGGCGATGCGCAGCGCGAAGTCATGCCTGATCGGTTCAACATCAGGTTGACGCTGGAAGCCGTCGATTTCGCGCCGGAGGTGGCGCGCAAGCGGGTACAGGAGGACGCGACGAGTGTCCTGGCCGCGTTCAAGCAGCATCATGCACTGGGCGATAGCGTACATGCGTCCACCTTGTCGATCGAGCCGGAACGTCGCTATGAGAACGAACGCCAGGTGTTCAAGGGAACCAAGGTGGAACGCACCTTGTCCGCCGACTTTTCCACGCTCGACGATGTACGCCGGTTCCTGGCTGAGTTGAAGACCAGCCAGTCTCTGCAGGTCTCCGCCATCGTCCCCACCTACAGCAAGGAAACCGAGGTGCGCGCCGAACTCAAGCGCCAGGCAGTCGAGCAGACGCGTGTCTCGGCGCGCGAATTGGCAAGCGCCTATGGTGTGTCGCTGGGCGGGCTGTACACGATTTCCACAGTCGCCCCCAACTTCGCCTATGGAGTTCAGGCAGGAACCTGGCAAAGAGAGCGAGGCCAGGCGAGTGATGGCTTTGGCTACAGCCTGGACGCCATCCAGGTGACAGGCAACCGGGCGGCAGCTGCGCCGTTGGCCGAATCCCTCGAAGCCGGCAGCCTCACCCTTTCCGAAAACGTCTATGCGGTCTTCCTGATCGCGCAATGA
- a CDS encoding low specificity L-threonine aldolase, with amino-acid sequence MSVSAPSPRVSFRNDYSEGAHPRLLAALAAASAEQNGGYGLDRHSERAAQLIRREIACAHADVHLLVGGTQTNLAAIAAFLRPHQAVIAAASGHIATHETGAIEATGHKVLTVEAADGRLSPALVAPLLAEHGNEHMVQPRLLYVSNTTEVGTLYRKRELQALREFCDAHGLWLFLDGARIGSALTAEGNDLGLADVAALTDAFYIGGTKNGALLGEALVIVNPALQADFRYLLKQRGALLAKGMVLGAQFAALFEDGLYYALAAHANRMAARLREGLAAAGAQFASDSPTNQLFVTLPAAAVEALAQRYDFERWQLLADSRWVIRFVTSWATQADAVDALIEDFAASTRAGTQRAAG; translated from the coding sequence GTGAGCGTGTCCGCGCCGAGCCCGCGGGTCAGCTTCCGCAACGACTACAGCGAAGGCGCGCATCCGCGCCTGCTCGCCGCGCTGGCCGCGGCCAGCGCCGAGCAGAACGGCGGCTACGGCCTGGACCGGCACAGCGAACGCGCGGCGCAGCTGATCCGCCGCGAGATCGCCTGCGCCCATGCCGACGTGCACCTGCTGGTCGGCGGCACCCAGACCAACCTGGCCGCGATCGCCGCGTTCCTGCGCCCGCACCAGGCGGTGATCGCCGCCGCCAGCGGGCATATCGCCACCCACGAGACCGGCGCGATCGAGGCCACCGGGCACAAGGTGCTGACCGTGGAAGCGGCCGATGGCCGGCTGAGCCCGGCGCTGGTCGCGCCGCTGCTGGCCGAGCACGGCAACGAGCACATGGTGCAGCCGCGGCTGCTGTACGTGTCCAACACCACCGAAGTCGGCACCCTCTACCGCAAGCGCGAACTGCAGGCCTTGCGCGAATTTTGCGATGCGCACGGGCTGTGGCTGTTCCTGGACGGCGCGCGCATCGGCAGTGCGTTGACCGCCGAGGGCAACGACCTGGGCCTGGCCGATGTCGCCGCGCTGACCGATGCGTTCTACATCGGCGGTACCAAGAACGGCGCCCTGCTCGGCGAAGCGCTGGTGATCGTCAATCCGGCGCTGCAAGCGGATTTCCGCTACCTGCTCAAGCAGCGCGGCGCGCTGCTGGCCAAGGGCATGGTGCTGGGCGCGCAGTTCGCCGCGCTGTTCGAGGACGGCCTGTACTACGCGCTGGCCGCGCACGCCAACCGCATGGCCGCGCGCCTGCGCGAGGGCCTGGCCGCGGCCGGGGCGCAGTTCGCGTCGGACTCGCCGACCAATCAGCTGTTCGTAACGTTGCCGGCCGCCGCGGTCGAGGCGCTGGCGCAGCGCTACGACTTCGAGCGCTGGCAGCTGCTGGCCGATAGCCGTTGGGTGATCCGTTTCGTGACCTCGTGGGCCACGCAGGCCGATGCGGTCGACGCGCTGATCGAGGATTTCGCTGCATCGACCCGTGCCGGCACGCAGCGCGCAGCCGGCTGA
- the trpE gene encoding anthranilate synthase component I codes for MITREQFQRYAAEGHTRIPVVREVLSDLDTPLSVYLKLADAPHTYLFESVEGGERFGRYSIIGLPVRRVYTFRGHTLEVRDHGELIERREVADPFAEVEALRSAHSVPKLDGVPGFTGGLVGWFGFECIGYIEPRLASGDKRNELDTPDILLMLSEEVAVFDNLKGRLYLIVHADPREADAWERAQARLDALTATLRQPGAGYPVPLARDVLDESDFVSGFTREGFIDAVEKSKEYIRAGDIFQVVLSQRLSVPFSARPVDVYRALRALNPSPYMYFLDVGDTQVVGSSPEILVRLEAGQVTVRPIAGTRPRGRTVEEDLALEAELLADPKERAEHLMLIDLGRNDAGRVSQAGTVAVGERFVIERYSHVMHIVSEVTGTLLPGLSYADVLRATFPAGTVSGAPKIRALEVIRELEPIKRNVYAGSIGYLGWHGDADTAIAIRTAVIKHGRLHVQAGAGIVYDSDPQKEWDETMNKGRALFRAVAEAAKGL; via the coding sequence TTGATCACCCGCGAGCAGTTCCAGCGCTACGCCGCTGAAGGCCACACCCGCATCCCCGTCGTCCGCGAAGTGCTGTCCGACCTGGACACGCCGCTGTCGGTCTATCTCAAGCTCGCCGACGCCCCGCATACCTATCTGTTCGAATCGGTGGAAGGCGGCGAGCGCTTCGGCCGCTACTCCATCATCGGCCTGCCGGTGCGCCGCGTGTACACCTTCCGCGGGCATACGCTGGAGGTGCGCGATCACGGCGAGCTGATCGAGCGCCGCGAGGTCGCCGATCCGTTCGCCGAGGTCGAGGCGCTGCGCTCGGCGCATTCGGTGCCCAAGCTCGACGGCGTGCCCGGCTTCACCGGCGGCCTGGTCGGCTGGTTCGGCTTCGAATGCATCGGCTACATCGAGCCGCGCCTGGCCAGCGGCGACAAGCGCAACGAGCTCGACACCCCCGACATCCTGCTGATGCTGTCCGAGGAGGTCGCGGTATTCGACAACCTCAAGGGCCGCCTGTACCTGATCGTGCACGCCGATCCGCGCGAGGCCGACGCCTGGGAGCGCGCACAGGCGCGGCTGGACGCGCTGACCGCCACGCTGCGCCAGCCCGGCGCCGGCTACCCGGTGCCGCTGGCGCGCGACGTGCTCGACGAAAGCGACTTCGTCTCCGGCTTCACCCGCGAAGGCTTCATCGACGCGGTGGAGAAATCCAAGGAATACATCCGCGCCGGCGACATCTTCCAGGTGGTGCTGAGCCAGCGCCTGAGCGTGCCGTTCAGCGCGCGCCCGGTGGACGTGTACCGCGCGCTGCGCGCGCTGAACCCGTCGCCGTACATGTATTTCCTCGACGTCGGCGACACCCAGGTGGTCGGCTCCTCGCCGGAGATCCTGGTGCGGCTGGAAGCGGGCCAGGTCACCGTGCGTCCGATCGCCGGCACCCGCCCGCGCGGCAGGACCGTGGAAGAGGACCTGGCGCTGGAGGCGGAGCTGCTGGCCGACCCGAAGGAGCGCGCCGAGCACCTGATGCTGATCGACCTGGGCCGCAACGACGCCGGCCGGGTGTCGCAGGCCGGCACCGTCGCGGTCGGCGAGCGCTTCGTGATCGAGCGCTACAGCCACGTCATGCACATCGTCAGCGAAGTCACCGGCACGCTGCTGCCCGGGCTCAGCTACGCCGACGTGCTGCGCGCCACGTTCCCGGCCGGCACGGTCAGCGGCGCGCCGAAGATCCGCGCGCTGGAAGTGATCCGCGAGCTGGAACCGATCAAGCGCAACGTCTACGCCGGCAGCATCGGCTACCTCGGCTGGCATGGCGACGCCGACACCGCGATCGCGATCCGCACCGCGGTGATCAAGCACGGCCGCCTGCACGTGCAGGCCGGCGCCGGCATCGTCTACGACTCCGACCCGCAGAAGGAGTGGGACGAGACCATGAACAAGGGCCGCGCGCTGTTCCGCGCGGTGGCCGAGGCGGCGAAGGGGCTGTGA
- the yegS gene encoding lipid kinase YegS: MATPHWRLILNGKSAGDEPLREAVAALRARGIQLQVRVTWEEGDAERYVAEAVADGADCIVAAGGDGTLSEVASALAHHDADAAALPALGLVPLGTANDFASAAGIPDTPLAALELIAQAPAVAIDLLRIEAEHGPHWCANVASGGFGTQVTVETDEGLKKMLGGLAYLITGMGRLGQIDPIQARFEGPEFAWEGEFIALGLGNGRQAGGGQALCPDALLDDGLLDLTIVPEMSGEVAATLGTLVTSGKQAALERVAVRARLPWLRIDAAEPLTLNLDGEPETSRHFRIDCVAGRLRMHLPPGSALLRGRAG, from the coding sequence ATGGCAACACCGCACTGGCGTCTGATCCTCAACGGCAAGTCCGCGGGCGACGAACCGCTGCGCGAGGCCGTCGCCGCGCTGCGCGCGCGCGGCATCCAGCTGCAGGTGCGGGTGACCTGGGAGGAGGGCGACGCCGAACGCTACGTGGCCGAGGCCGTGGCCGACGGCGCCGACTGCATCGTCGCCGCCGGCGGCGACGGCACCCTGAGCGAGGTGGCCAGCGCGCTGGCCCACCACGACGCCGACGCCGCGGCGTTGCCGGCGCTGGGCCTGGTGCCCTTGGGCACCGCCAACGACTTCGCCAGCGCGGCCGGCATTCCCGACACGCCACTGGCGGCGCTGGAACTGATCGCGCAGGCGCCGGCCGTGGCCATCGACCTGCTGCGCATCGAGGCCGAGCACGGGCCGCACTGGTGCGCCAACGTCGCCAGCGGCGGCTTCGGCACCCAGGTCACGGTGGAAACCGACGAGGGCCTGAAGAAGATGCTCGGCGGCCTGGCCTACCTGATCACCGGCATGGGCCGGCTTGGCCAGATCGACCCGATCCAGGCGCGGTTCGAAGGGCCGGAGTTCGCCTGGGAGGGCGAGTTCATCGCGCTGGGCCTGGGCAACGGGCGCCAGGCCGGCGGCGGCCAGGCGCTGTGCCCGGACGCGCTGCTCGACGACGGCCTGCTCGACCTGACCATCGTCCCGGAGATGAGCGGCGAGGTCGCCGCCACGCTGGGCACGCTGGTCACCTCCGGCAAGCAGGCCGCGCTGGAGCGGGTCGCGGTGCGCGCGCGGCTGCCGTGGCTGCGCATCGACGCGGCCGAGCCGCTGACCTTGAACCTGGACGGCGAGCCGGAGACCTCGCGGCATTTCCGCATCGATTGCGTCGCCGGCCGCCTGCGCATGCACCTGCCGCCCGGGTCGGCCTTGCTGCGCGGCCGGGCGGGGTAG
- a CDS encoding GNAT family N-acetyltransferase, whose product MPALHIRPATADDAALILRLIRDLARYERAEDAVQTDEAGLRASLFGPGATAHALICEADAQPIGYAVYFYNYSTWLGRNGLYLEDLYVDPEHRGSGAGKALLRHLARQALAEGCGRFEWSVLDWNQPAIDFYEAAGARAQDEWTVYRLQGEALARFAAG is encoded by the coding sequence ATGCCCGCGCTGCACATCCGCCCGGCCACCGCCGACGACGCCGCGCTGATCCTGCGCCTGATCCGCGACCTGGCCCGCTACGAGCGCGCCGAGGACGCGGTGCAGACCGACGAGGCCGGCCTGCGCGCCAGCCTGTTCGGTCCCGGCGCCACCGCGCACGCGCTGATCTGCGAAGCCGACGCGCAGCCGATCGGCTATGCGGTGTATTTCTACAACTATTCGACCTGGCTCGGCCGCAACGGCCTGTACCTGGAAGACCTGTACGTGGACCCGGAACACCGCGGCAGCGGCGCCGGCAAGGCCTTGCTGCGGCACCTGGCCAGGCAGGCGCTGGCCGAGGGCTGCGGCCGCTTCGAATGGTCGGTGCTGGACTGGAACCAGCCGGCGATCGACTTCTACGAGGCCGCCGGTGCGCGGGCGCAGGACGAGTGGACCGTGTACCGCCTGCAGGGCGAGGCGCTGGCCAGGTTCGCGGCCGGCTGA
- the rpe gene encoding ribulose-phosphate 3-epimerase, with translation MSDCIISPSILSADFARLGEEVDAVLKAGADWIHFDVMDNHYVPNLTIGPMVCQALRKHGVTAPIDVHLMVEPVDRLIPDFAEAGASLISFHPEASRHVHRSIQLIKSHGCKAGLVLNPATPVDILDWVLDDLDLVLVMSVNPGFGGQAFIPSALDKLRAIRSKIDASGKPIRLEIDGGVKPDNIAAIAAAGADTFVAGSAIFNAPDYAAVIAQMRAAVAAR, from the coding sequence ATGTCCGACTGCATCATCTCCCCGTCCATCCTGTCCGCCGATTTCGCCCGCCTCGGCGAGGAAGTGGACGCCGTGCTCAAGGCCGGCGCGGACTGGATCCATTTCGACGTGATGGACAACCATTACGTGCCCAACCTGACCATCGGCCCGATGGTGTGCCAGGCGCTGCGCAAGCACGGCGTCACCGCGCCGATCGACGTGCACCTGATGGTCGAGCCGGTGGACCGGCTGATCCCGGATTTCGCCGAGGCCGGCGCCAGCCTCATCAGCTTCCATCCCGAGGCCAGCCGCCACGTGCACCGCAGCATCCAGCTGATCAAGTCGCACGGCTGCAAGGCCGGGCTGGTGCTGAACCCGGCCACCCCGGTGGACATCCTCGACTGGGTGCTCGACGACCTGGACCTGGTGCTGGTGATGTCGGTCAACCCGGGCTTCGGCGGCCAGGCCTTCATCCCCTCGGCGCTGGACAAGCTGCGCGCGATCCGCAGCAAGATCGACGCCAGCGGCAAGCCGATCCGCCTGGAGATCGACGGCGGGGTGAAGCCGGACAACATCGCCGCGATCGCCGCCGCCGGCGCCGACACCTTCGTCGCCGGCTCGGCCATCTTCAATGCCCCGGACTATGCCGCGGTGATCGCGCAGATGCGCGCCGCGGTGGCGGCGCGCTGA
- a CDS encoding J domain-containing protein translates to MHWYGKLLGAIAGALLFRPNPVFGAVLGLLVGHAFDADWFKLGQREDPYRELGVRRDATDAEIELAYRRLISQYHPDKVAGASPELRARAEKKASQLNTAYDRIRTLRKR, encoded by the coding sequence ATGCACTGGTACGGAAAACTGCTCGGCGCGATCGCCGGGGCGCTGCTGTTCCGGCCCAATCCGGTGTTCGGCGCGGTGCTCGGGCTGCTGGTCGGGCATGCCTTCGATGCTGACTGGTTCAAGCTCGGCCAGCGCGAGGACCCCTACCGCGAGCTGGGCGTGCGCCGCGACGCCACCGACGCCGAGATCGAGCTGGCCTACCGCCGGCTGATCTCCCAGTACCACCCCGACAAGGTCGCCGGCGCCAGTCCGGAGCTGCGTGCGCGGGCCGAGAAGAAGGCCAGCCAGCTCAACACCGCCTACGACCGTATCCGCACCCTGCGCAAGCGCTGA
- a CDS encoding phosphoribosylaminoimidazolesuccinocarboxamide synthase, producing MSTTLLQSDLPGLPLRHRGKVRDVFDIPRERLPADAPPGDYLLMVATDRLSAFDVVLPDPIPGKGEMLCQVSNFWFKKTEHLMPNHLTGIDVAAVLPAGVDTALYARRAVVTKKLKPVPVEAIARGYLIGSGWKDYQRTGKVSGIELPDGLRQAEKLAEPIFTPSTKAAVGDHDENIDFDAMVKTVGAELAERVRDATLRIYRFAADFAAERGILLADTKFEFGTDADGRLYIMDEMLTPDSSRYWPADEYEVGTSPPSYDKQFVRDYLETLDWGKTAPGPSLPQDVIDRTRAKYAEALQRLAGISID from the coding sequence GTGTCCACCACGCTGTTGCAATCCGATCTGCCCGGCCTGCCGTTGCGTCACCGGGGCAAGGTCCGCGACGTATTCGATATCCCCCGCGAGCGCCTGCCCGCCGACGCTCCCCCCGGCGACTACCTGCTGATGGTCGCCACCGACCGCCTGTCCGCCTTCGACGTGGTGCTGCCCGACCCGATTCCCGGCAAGGGCGAGATGCTGTGCCAGGTCTCCAACTTCTGGTTCAAGAAGACCGAGCATCTGATGCCCAACCACCTCACCGGCATCGACGTGGCCGCGGTGCTGCCCGCCGGCGTGGACACGGCGCTGTACGCGCGGCGCGCGGTGGTGACCAAGAAGCTCAAGCCGGTGCCGGTGGAGGCGATCGCCCGCGGCTACCTGATCGGCAGCGGCTGGAAGGACTACCAGCGCACCGGCAAGGTCAGTGGCATCGAACTGCCCGACGGCCTGCGCCAGGCCGAGAAACTGGCCGAGCCGATCTTCACCCCCTCGACCAAGGCCGCGGTCGGCGACCACGACGAGAACATCGACTTCGACGCGATGGTCAAGACGGTCGGCGCCGAACTGGCCGAGCGCGTGCGCGACGCCACCCTGCGCATCTACCGCTTCGCCGCCGATTTCGCCGCCGAGCGCGGCATCCTGCTGGCCGACACCAAGTTCGAGTTCGGCACCGACGCCGACGGCCGCCTGTACATCATGGACGAGATGCTGACCCCGGATTCCTCGCGCTACTGGCCGGCCGACGAATACGAAGTGGGCACCAGCCCGCCCAGCTACGACAAGCAGTTCGTGCGCGACTACCTGGAGACGCTGGACTGGGGCAAGACCGCGCCCGGCCCGAGCCTGCCGCAGGACGTGATCGACCGCACCCGCGCCAAGTACGCCGAGGCGCTGCAGCGGCTGGCGGGGATCTCGATCGACTGA
- a CDS encoding MFS transporter encodes MSAPSPVAPLGFTAYQKLVAGMLAFLQFALILDFMLMSPLGASIMPALRIGPTQFGLVVSAYAFSAAASGLLTAGFADRFDRKKLLLFFYAGFIVGTAWCGLAQSFHSLLLARIVTGLFGGVIGSVVLAIATDLFPAQLRGRVMGLIQTAFAASQVLGIPIGLYLSNRWDWHAPFLAMTALGLAAGLVVAWRLQPVAAHLQAPREHGAWRHLLRTLAVPRHQLAFATTALLSTGGFMLMPFGSAYIVGNLGIDLHSLPTIYLITGVCAIVFGPLIGRATDRFGTLRVFSFGTVLSILMVLIYTHLGRVSLPMLIGVNVLLFAAIFSRMIPYQALAASVPALQQRGAFNAIGASVQQLSGGLASLIAGHIVALGADGKLQHFDRVGYVVVAVSLVAWGLLFALQRDGDGVPQVRDPAAG; translated from the coding sequence ATGAGCGCGCCATCTCCGGTCGCGCCGCTCGGCTTCACCGCCTACCAGAAGCTGGTGGCGGGCATGCTGGCGTTCCTGCAGTTCGCGCTCATCCTCGATTTCATGCTGATGTCGCCGCTGGGCGCCAGCATCATGCCGGCGCTGCGCATCGGCCCGACCCAGTTCGGCCTGGTCGTGTCCGCGTATGCGTTCAGCGCCGCGGCGTCCGGCCTGCTGACCGCTGGTTTCGCCGACAGGTTCGACCGCAAGAAGCTGCTGCTGTTCTTCTACGCCGGTTTCATCGTCGGCACCGCGTGGTGCGGGTTGGCGCAAAGCTTCCACAGCCTGTTGCTGGCGCGCATCGTCACCGGGCTGTTCGGGGGCGTGATCGGCTCGGTGGTGCTCGCCATCGCCACCGACCTGTTCCCGGCGCAGCTGCGTGGCCGGGTGATGGGCCTGATCCAGACCGCCTTCGCCGCCAGCCAGGTGCTGGGCATTCCCATCGGGCTGTACCTGTCCAACCGCTGGGACTGGCACGCGCCGTTCCTGGCGATGACCGCGCTCGGCCTGGCCGCCGGCCTGGTCGTGGCGTGGCGGCTGCAACCGGTCGCCGCGCATCTGCAGGCGCCGCGCGAACATGGCGCGTGGCGGCATCTGCTGCGCACCCTCGCCGTGCCGCGCCACCAGCTGGCGTTCGCGACGACCGCACTGCTGAGCACCGGCGGCTTCATGCTGATGCCGTTCGGCAGCGCGTACATCGTCGGCAATCTCGGCATCGACCTGCACAGCCTGCCCACCATCTATCTGATCACCGGGGTCTGCGCCATCGTGTTCGGCCCGTTGATCGGCAGGGCGACCGACCGCTTCGGCACCTTGCGCGTGTTCAGCTTCGGCACGGTGCTCAGCATCCTCATGGTGCTGATCTACACCCATCTTGGCCGGGTCTCGCTGCCGATGCTGATCGGGGTCAACGTGCTGCTGTTCGCCGCGATCTTCTCGCGCATGATCCCGTACCAGGCATTGGCCGCCTCGGTGCCGGCGCTGCAGCAGCGCGGCGCGTTCAACGCGATCGGCGCCTCCGTGCAGCAGCTGTCCGGCGGCCTGGCGTCGCTGATCGCCGGGCACATCGTCGCGCTGGGCGCCGACGGCAAGCTGCAGCATTTCGACAGGGTCGGCTACGTGGTGGTCGCCGTGTCGCTGGTGGCCTGGGGGCTGCTCTTCGCCCTGCAGCGCGATGGCGACGGCGTCCCGCAAGTGCGCGATCCGGCGGCAGGGTGA
- a CDS encoding 4Fe-4S dicluster domain-containing protein, which yields MTPLDDASTVCKQPPGAVAPSIDLTRCEGKGDCAEVCPEQVFELRRIDATDYARLGLLHRVKLRVHGMRVAYAPNLDACRGCGLCVAACPEQAVTLRRVRQP from the coding sequence ATGACGCCGCTGGATGACGCGTCGACCGTCTGCAAGCAGCCGCCCGGGGCGGTGGCGCCGAGCATCGACCTGACACGGTGCGAGGGCAAGGGCGATTGCGCGGAGGTGTGCCCGGAACAGGTGTTCGAACTGCGCCGCATCGACGCGACCGATTACGCGCGGCTCGGCCTGCTGCACAGGGTAAAGCTGCGCGTGCACGGCATGCGCGTGGCGTATGCGCCCAATCTCGACGCCTGCCGCGGCTGCGGCCTGTGCGTGGCCGCATGCCCGGAACAGGCCGTCACGCTGCGCCGGGTACGGCAACCATGA
- a CDS encoding RNA polymerase sigma factor has translation MSPANPAPETDRDIAATVLRERSRLGRFIRRRVLDWAEAEDILQDVLYEFVQAYRLPASIEQASAWLFQVARNRIIDRFRKRKAQPPGERIDDGAADDDDALRLDLALPAPGGGPEAAYARARLLVALQQALDELPDKQREVFVAHEFEGRSFRQMADADGIPINTLLARKRYAVLYLRARLQAAYDELEP, from the coding sequence ATGAGCCCAGCGAATCCAGCGCCCGAGACCGACCGCGACATCGCCGCGACGGTGTTGCGCGAGCGCTCCAGGCTGGGTCGCTTCATCCGCCGCCGCGTGCTCGACTGGGCCGAGGCCGAGGACATCCTGCAGGACGTGCTCTACGAGTTCGTGCAGGCATACCGGTTGCCCGCGAGCATCGAGCAGGCCAGCGCCTGGCTGTTCCAGGTCGCGCGCAACCGCATCATCGACCGCTTCCGCAAGCGCAAGGCGCAGCCGCCGGGCGAGCGCATCGACGACGGCGCTGCCGACGACGACGATGCGCTGCGCCTGGACCTGGCGTTGCCGGCGCCGGGCGGCGGCCCGGAGGCCGCCTATGCGCGCGCGCGCCTGCTGGTGGCGCTGCAGCAGGCGCTGGACGAATTGCCGGACAAGCAGCGCGAGGTGTTCGTGGCGCACGAGTTCGAAGGCCGCAGCTTCAGGCAGATGGCCGATGCGGACGGCATCCCGATCAACACCCTGCTCGCGCGCAAGCGCTACGCCGTGCTGTACCTGCGCGCGCGCCTGCAGGCCGCCTACGACGAATTGGAACCTTGA